GAGGGAGCCAGGAATGGATTACGAAAGGCTTAGGCAGGCTCGCAAACGTATTGTGGGCACCAAGCAGACCACCAAGGCCGTCCAGCGCAATCAGGTCAAGGTGGTATACGTGGCGGCAGATGCCGAGGAGAAGGTCGTAGGTCCGCTCTTGGCCCTCTGCAAGGAGAAAAACGTGGAGGTAATAACCGTAGACTCCATGGCCGAGCTGGGCAAGGCCTGCGGTATACAGGTAGGCTCTGCAGCGGCAGCTATTTTGGAAGAGGCGGA
This genomic window from Clostridia bacterium contains:
- a CDS encoding ribosomal L7Ae/L30e/S12e/Gadd45 family protein; protein product: MDYERLRQARKRIVGTKQTTKAVQRNQVKVVYVAADAEEKVVGPLLALCKEKNVEVITVDSMAELGKACGIQVGSAAAAILEEAESQA